From a region of the Panicum virgatum strain AP13 chromosome 2K, P.virgatum_v5, whole genome shotgun sequence genome:
- the LOC120685326 gene encoding pentatricopeptide repeat-containing protein At4g01400, mitochondrial — MSMLASPPAISPARLHKLVTSQPDPLLALELVTVTSPTTTPHPATLHSLLLRLARRRDHLPHALALLRRLPDPPSPRLLLPVLLAVLRLRRPPQLFLSTFNSLFVSGPSPLPLHPQLLLRLLSVLSSTASHFPSALHLLRLVSSRLPIPAPLVLASHNLLIEAAARSGHVAVSLSLFHRLRSLNVSPNADTYRILTQLLCRKAQVRTAATLLDEMLHRGIPADPLAYTTVLNALCRKKQLREAYRLLCLMRGRGVPPDIVHYNTIIVGMCREGRPLDACKVVGDMVESGCKPNAATYATLVNGLCVSGLYEKAEAYLVDMVGKGLVPHFSVFHSVIKGYCAVGKVKEAAQIMSLMLDLGVVPHVESWSSVIRCVCNDEDCIEAVLLQMVTGKRRGSSTISRSTLK, encoded by the coding sequence ATGTCGATGCTcgcatcgccgccggcgatctcgCCGGCGCGGCTGCACAAGCTGGTGACCTCGCAGCCGGACCCgctcctcgcgctggagctcgtcACCGTCACCTCCCCGACCACCACGCCGCACCCTGCCACGCTCCACTCCCTcctgctccgcctcgcccgccgccgcgaccaccTACCCCACGCGCtagcgctcctccgccgcctcccggaCCCGCCGTCCCCGCGCCTCCTGCTCCCGGTCCTCCTCGCggtgctccgcctccgccgcccgcctcaGCTCTTCCTCTCCACCTTCAACTCCCTCTTCGTCTCCGGCCCCAGCCCCCTGCCGCTCCACCCtcagctcctcctccgcctcctcagcgtcctctcctccaccgcctcccaCTTCCCGTCCGCGCTACACCTTCTCCGCCTCGTCTCCTCGCGGCTACCCATCCCCGCgccactcgtcctcgcctcccaCAACTTGCTAATCGAGGCCGCCGCTCGTTCCGGTCACGTCGCCGTTTCACTCTCCCTCTTCCACCGTCTCCGCTCACTTAATGTATCCCCCAACGCCGACACCTACCGCATCCTTACCCAATTACTCTGCCGCAAGGCTCAGGTCCGCACTGCAGCTACACTGCTCGACGAAATGCTGCACAGGGGCATCCCCGCGGATCCGCTGGCGTACACCACCGTGCTGAATGCACTGTGCCGCAAGAAGCAGCTCCGAGAGGCGTATCGCTTGCTCTGTCTCATGCGAGGCCGTGGAGTTCCCCCTGACATTGTGCATTACAACACGATCATTGTTGGGATGTGCCGCGAGGGGCGGCCACTGGATGCCTGCAAGGTTGTTGGTGATATGGTGGAGAGTGGATGCAAACCAAATGCAGCGACATATGCGACATTGGTGAATGGGCTGTGCGTAAGCGGATTATATGAAAAGGCGGAGGCTTACCTGGTGGATATGGTGGGTAAAGGGCTTGTGCCACATTTCTCTGTGTTTCACTCAGTTATCAAGGGTTATTGTGCAGTTGGCAAAGTTAAGGAGGCTGCACAAATCATGAGTTTGATGCTTGATCTTGGAGTGGTTCCACATGTTGAGAGCTGGAGTTCAgtgatcaggtgtgtttgtaACGATGAGGACTGTATTGAGGCAGTATTGTTGCAGATGGTGACAGGAAAGCGGCGTGGTTCAAGCACAATCTCTCGGAGTACCTTAAAATGA
- the LOC120685304 gene encoding uncharacterized protein LOC120685304 isoform X2, producing the protein MRSLCKVQAGLIFTEEEVEYRVCNVLANVESSLSNGSFSWGSPPKIVAWSAPLYDYKNLEEVSTSHDQFLKTKLPMATPLAATALPALNLELDTGFLPTLEELKGFLKDSRTPEDTWFPLKNMSARSILKRTVSQRMIKTNTTLSTSSNDENIEDIPMDSGASGRRIMNSMFASENSLEVRGGTDITLDALAAYLRYLEGTGNASWQELHDKVRLAETRDGASFYTLFGPAIQLGVISRRKAYNDTIQYEKDRNAGFLSPFGYSTATVKAAVDAICSMEWYWLLASKSQVSVEGNCPIRIWRWKGYLVQYTFVGNEGPAVLLVHGFGAFLEHFRDNIDNIADMGHRVWAITLVGFGKSEKPNVNYSELFWSEFLRDFIIDVVREPVHLVGNSIGGYICAIAAGLWPSLAMSLVLLNSAGSVVPNYSFVPLSEERRTSWLSKLQAQLLLLFLRSRLEGILKEYYPTRTGRVDKPLVDQIIRASYDPGAVTVLESVFSFNLSIPLNFLFDSFGGKILVIQGMKDPLTKSEAFVTMLREHCSKVQIRELNAGHAPHDEVPDEVNTLLCEWMKQIEVKPAPEKAKAI; encoded by the exons ATGAGGTCACTATGCAAG GTGCAAGCAGGtcttatttttacagaagaggAAGTTGAATATAGAGTGTGCAATGTTCTGGCCAATGTTGAATCATCTTTATCTAATGGGTCATTCTCATGGGGAAGCCCTCCCAAGATAGTGGCTTGGAGTGCCCCATTGTATGACTATAAG AATTTGGAAGAAGTATCGACGTCACACGACCAATTTTTAAAGACAAAACTACCAATGGCCACACCTCTTGCTGCTACAGCTTTGCCTGCTCTAAATTTGGAGTTAGACACAG GTTTTCTACCCACTCTGGAAGAATTAAAAGGTTTCCTGAAAGACAGTAGAACACCGGAGGATACTTGGTTCCCTCTCAAGAACATGTCTGCAAGATCTATTCTAAAAAGGACTGTCAGTCAAAGAATGATCAAAACTAACACTACATTAAGCACCAGCAGCAATGACGAAAACATAGAGGATATCCCCATGGATTCTGGTGCATCAGGAAGGAGAATTATGAATTCAATGTTTGCATCTGAAAACTCACTTGAAGTTAGGGGTGGAACAGATATTACTTTGGATGCCTTGGCTGCTTACCTAAGATACCTCGAAGGAACAGGAAATGCTAGTTGGCAAGA GTTGCATGATAAAGTGCGCTTAGCTGAAACCAGAGATGGTGCCTCATTCTACACCTTGTTTGGGCCTGCAATTCAGCTTGGAGTCATATCCAGGAGGAAAGCCTACAATGATACTATTCAATACGAGAAAGATCGCAATGCTGGTTTTCTATCACCATTTGGGTACTCAACAGCTACAGTGAAAGCAGCAGTAGATGCTATATGTTCGATGGAg TGGTATTGGCTCTTGGCGTCGAAATCCCAAGTATCTGTCGAGGGAAATTGTCCTATAAGAATTTGGAGATGGAAGGGTTATCTTGTACAG TACACTTTTGTTGGCAACGAAGGTCCAGCTGTTCTTCTTGTGCATGGTTTTGGAGCTTTCCTGGAGCATTTTCGTGACAATATAGATAACATTGCTGATATGGGCCACCGAGTTTGGGCAATTACTCTTGTTGGGTTTGGGAAATCAGAGAAACCAAATGTCAACTATTCAGAACTTTTCTGGTCAGAGTTTCTGAGAGACTTTATTATTGATGTTGTGAGGGAACCTGTTCATCTTGTTGGCAACTCTATTGGAG GCTATATCTGTGCCATTGCTGCTGGTTTATGGCCTTCTCTTGCTATGTCTCTGGTTCTTTTAAACTCAGCTGGTTCGGTTGTTCCAAATTACTCCTTCGTCCCATTGAGTGAA GAAAGACGAACATCTTGGCTTTCCAAGTTGCAGGCACAACTTCTTTTGCTCTTCTTGAGATCAAGACTAGAAGGCATTCTTAAAGAATATTATCCTACT AGAACGGGACGGGTGGACAAGCCACTTGTGGACCAGATTATTAGAGCT TCTTATGATCCTGGTGCTGTAACAGTTCTTGAGAGTGTATTCAGCTTCAATCTTTCAATTCCTCTTaactttttatttgattcttttGGAGGAAAAATATTAGTTATCCAG GGTATGAAAGACCCCCTTACAAAATCTGAGGCGTTTGTTACCATGCTCCGAGAGCATTGCAGCAAGGTTCAAATCAGAGAGTTGAATGCAG GTCATGCTCCACATGATGAAGTTCCAGATGAAGTAAATACCCTACTGTGTGAATGGATGAAACAGATTGAAGTTAAACCAGCCCCGGAGAAGGCCAAGGCAATATAG
- the LOC120685304 gene encoding uncharacterized protein LOC120685304 isoform X1 — translation MALLALRLGPLLPAPPQRRRILRSRCRGRIVASNATTPVGDGGAAAAAVVWFKHDLRIDDHPGLSAAVADPRRPIVPLYVFDRRILAGYSDKMLELLLFALKDLKMALKSQESDLLIGLGNAEDVLLKIVNEVQAGLIFTEEEVEYRVCNVLANVESSLSNGSFSWGSPPKIVAWSAPLYDYKNLEEVSTSHDQFLKTKLPMATPLAATALPALNLELDTGFLPTLEELKGFLKDSRTPEDTWFPLKNMSARSILKRTVSQRMIKTNTTLSTSSNDENIEDIPMDSGASGRRIMNSMFASENSLEVRGGTDITLDALAAYLRYLEGTGNASWQELHDKVRLAETRDGASFYTLFGPAIQLGVISRRKAYNDTIQYEKDRNAGFLSPFGYSTATVKAAVDAICSMEWYWLLASKSQVSVEGNCPIRIWRWKGYLVQYTFVGNEGPAVLLVHGFGAFLEHFRDNIDNIADMGHRVWAITLVGFGKSEKPNVNYSELFWSEFLRDFIIDVVREPVHLVGNSIGGYICAIAAGLWPSLAMSLVLLNSAGSVVPNYSFVPLSEERRTSWLSKLQAQLLLLFLRSRLEGILKEYYPTRTGRVDKPLVDQIIRASYDPGAVTVLESVFSFNLSIPLNFLFDSFGGKILVIQGMKDPLTKSEAFVTMLREHCSKVQIRELNAGHAPHDEVPDEVNTLLCEWMKQIEVKPAPEKAKAI, via the exons ATGGCTCTCCTCGCGCTCCGTCTCGGGCCGCTTCTCCCAGCCCCGCCACAACGCCGCCGGATCCTCCGCAGCCGGTGCCGGGGCCGGATCGTCGCCTCCAATGCCACCACGCCCGTGGGGGAcgggggcgcggccgcggccgcggtggTGTGGTTCAAGCATGACCTCCGCATCGACGACCACCCGGggctctccgccgccgtcgcggaccCGCGGCGCCCTATCGTGCCGCtctacgtcttcgaccggcgcATCCTCGCAG GTTATTCAGATAAAATGCTGGAACTGCTGCTATTTGCTCTGAAAGATCTTAAGATGGCGTTGAAGTCTCAAGAGTCTGATCTGCTCATAGGCTTGGGAAATGCTGAAGATGTTTTGCTGAAGATTGTGAATGAG GTGCAAGCAGGtcttatttttacagaagaggAAGTTGAATATAGAGTGTGCAATGTTCTGGCCAATGTTGAATCATCTTTATCTAATGGGTCATTCTCATGGGGAAGCCCTCCCAAGATAGTGGCTTGGAGTGCCCCATTGTATGACTATAAG AATTTGGAAGAAGTATCGACGTCACACGACCAATTTTTAAAGACAAAACTACCAATGGCCACACCTCTTGCTGCTACAGCTTTGCCTGCTCTAAATTTGGAGTTAGACACAG GTTTTCTACCCACTCTGGAAGAATTAAAAGGTTTCCTGAAAGACAGTAGAACACCGGAGGATACTTGGTTCCCTCTCAAGAACATGTCTGCAAGATCTATTCTAAAAAGGACTGTCAGTCAAAGAATGATCAAAACTAACACTACATTAAGCACCAGCAGCAATGACGAAAACATAGAGGATATCCCCATGGATTCTGGTGCATCAGGAAGGAGAATTATGAATTCAATGTTTGCATCTGAAAACTCACTTGAAGTTAGGGGTGGAACAGATATTACTTTGGATGCCTTGGCTGCTTACCTAAGATACCTCGAAGGAACAGGAAATGCTAGTTGGCAAGA GTTGCATGATAAAGTGCGCTTAGCTGAAACCAGAGATGGTGCCTCATTCTACACCTTGTTTGGGCCTGCAATTCAGCTTGGAGTCATATCCAGGAGGAAAGCCTACAATGATACTATTCAATACGAGAAAGATCGCAATGCTGGTTTTCTATCACCATTTGGGTACTCAACAGCTACAGTGAAAGCAGCAGTAGATGCTATATGTTCGATGGAg TGGTATTGGCTCTTGGCGTCGAAATCCCAAGTATCTGTCGAGGGAAATTGTCCTATAAGAATTTGGAGATGGAAGGGTTATCTTGTACAG TACACTTTTGTTGGCAACGAAGGTCCAGCTGTTCTTCTTGTGCATGGTTTTGGAGCTTTCCTGGAGCATTTTCGTGACAATATAGATAACATTGCTGATATGGGCCACCGAGTTTGGGCAATTACTCTTGTTGGGTTTGGGAAATCAGAGAAACCAAATGTCAACTATTCAGAACTTTTCTGGTCAGAGTTTCTGAGAGACTTTATTATTGATGTTGTGAGGGAACCTGTTCATCTTGTTGGCAACTCTATTGGAG GCTATATCTGTGCCATTGCTGCTGGTTTATGGCCTTCTCTTGCTATGTCTCTGGTTCTTTTAAACTCAGCTGGTTCGGTTGTTCCAAATTACTCCTTCGTCCCATTGAGTGAA GAAAGACGAACATCTTGGCTTTCCAAGTTGCAGGCACAACTTCTTTTGCTCTTCTTGAGATCAAGACTAGAAGGCATTCTTAAAGAATATTATCCTACT AGAACGGGACGGGTGGACAAGCCACTTGTGGACCAGATTATTAGAGCT TCTTATGATCCTGGTGCTGTAACAGTTCTTGAGAGTGTATTCAGCTTCAATCTTTCAATTCCTCTTaactttttatttgattcttttGGAGGAAAAATATTAGTTATCCAG GGTATGAAAGACCCCCTTACAAAATCTGAGGCGTTTGTTACCATGCTCCGAGAGCATTGCAGCAAGGTTCAAATCAGAGAGTTGAATGCAG GTCATGCTCCACATGATGAAGTTCCAGATGAAGTAAATACCCTACTGTGTGAATGGATGAAACAGATTGAAGTTAAACCAGCCCCGGAGAAGGCCAAGGCAATATAG